AAGACAGGATACAGAGATATTTATGTCAATTATATCGGTAAGATTGAAGAAAACACCTTTCTGATAGCAGGTTTTGAGCCGACAATGATCACCAATGTCCAGTTCAGCCATTACTGTCCAAAATGTCAACATGAACTTTCACCCCGTCAAAACAAAACCACGTGATACCCACGGTATTTTCTTTTTGTAGCTGTCTTAATTGGAAATGTAGCCTACGTTGATACACTGACTTTATTGTATCAAGTAGCCTAGGCTGTATCCTCAAGTAGACGTGAACGTTGTTTACAacgttgtttgtgtgaacaTAGCATAGGCTACTTTCAAATGATCTATAATTTCGGACTGTAGCAACATAATTAGAAGTTATTTACTTGGACATTCAAAAAATTATACTCAGTATTTTCAGAAATCTGTTTCAATGACAGCctatttttaaatgtttctAATTTGCTGAATAGCCTACCTATTACAGCTCAGCGCAAAGTCAGGCGGTGTCAAATATCATGAAACGTCATACAGGTGTGTGGTTGTTTGAATTGAGGTTGGAAAGCTGTCAGGCAGGAATTGGTGCCTCTGCCGCCACTTTCTCTCCAGCAGTTTAAAGAAAGATTGTTTAACAGAATTTTGACCGCAGATTAACAAATATAAGACAGTGCAAAAATGAGTAAAATTTCTAAAATGTTTAAGGGCAGCTCTTCAGGTTCTTCAAGCTCGTCAAAATCGAGGCACAGGGGACAGCGCACCGGACCTTCCTCTCAGGAAGCCATTCACAGACTTAGGGAAACAGAGGAAATGCTAACCAAAAAGCAAGAGTATCTGGAGAAGAAAATAGAACAAGAAATTGCGATAGCGAAGAAGAACGGCATGAAGAACAAACGgggtttgtttttatttcattttcatgTTAAAAATTCCCAACCGACTTTTCCAGGACGACGGAATGCCCCTCTAACGAAAATAAACCTAAACTCCTTCTTAAAAGGCAACAAAGAAACTGCATTCTATTAAGAGCAACGCCTTATCGACTTGAGAACAGTTAGTTTATAATAATTACTTTGGTGTAGTTACATCAGTCTGGTCTGCATGCAGTGCTACAGGGTAATTTATAACAGCCTTTTCTTATTCAGCAATAGGCCAAAAGACTCGCAGAGCAAAATGGTTGATTGCCGGAAATGGGCAACATTGTTCAATTCAAAATGTTTTCTTCTTCTAAAGACACCCTGAAATACTGTCAACTGTCTCTCTATGTACCCATCATCCCCTAGCCGCCCTACAGGCTCTGAAGAGGAAGAAACGCTATGAGCAGCAGCTCACCCAAATTGATGGAACCCTGTCCACTATCGAGTTCCAGAGGGAGGCGCTAGAGAATGCCAACACTAACACAGAGGTGCTGAAGAACATGGGCTTTGCAGCCAAGGCCATCAAGAGTGTCCACCAGAACATGTGAGTAACCTGAATATATGAGGACAGGTGCCATAGTCAGTCTACTTAAATCCACGAGGATAGGTTTATTGCAGACTAATGGAGTACAAACATGATAGTATACATATCTTtcgtctttctccatctctcccagggACCTGGAGAAGATAGATTCTCTGATGCAGGATATAACAGAGCAACAGGAAGTGGCTCAGGAAATATGTGATGCTATCTCGCGACCTTTCGGTGAGGTGTTTGATGAGGTAAGAGGCCTACCTGTTAACTTATCGTCTTCTACACATAGACACTATGCCTTCATTTAGTATGAGTATCGCTTTCTGTAAGAGTGTGGACCCAGCAATGTCTTTAAGTCTGTCAGAGGAGTCTCACCATGGCCTTTGTTTCACCTCTCCAGGATGAGCTCCTGGCAGAACTGGCAGAGTTGGAgcaagaggagctggaggagagcatGAAGAACATGGGCAGACTGCCTCGTGTGCCCTCCTCCAAACTGCCCTCTGTCCAGCCCAGTCAGCGCACCAGTAAGTATGAGCTGCAGGGCATTACCTGTACTGCCTGTACTGGGACCATAGCCCACAGCATCAGACGCTCAGCAGTTATGTTGTCTCTTGTTTTACAGAATCCAAGAAGAGGGTGGACGATGACAACGACATGCAGATGTTAGCAGCCTGGGCAACTCACTAATATgcgcacatgcacaaacacacacacgcgcacacacacaaacgtgcgcacacacagtctAGATATGAAGGTTAATCTGAAGGTTTGTTTGTTCTCGTGAGAATTTTATAAGTGTATACAGtttctttgttttcctttgtagcCTATAATGGATAGGCTAGCAAAATGTTTGGTATATCAGGTATACAATAGGTAGGCCTAAGTGAGTTTCTGTGGTCTTTTACACCAGTGTGGTTTCTTTTGTGTGCTTTTTTATGCTTTACTGTCAGAAACAAATTAGTTACATAATTTTAATGACACAGGTTTTTGTAATACAATAATGTTATTAGTCAGACACATTTTTGTAAATACATATTAATATCACTTTAAGAAATAAACTATATACAGCATCTGAATGTAGTATGTCAAGTTTGCTACACTGCGTTTCTGTACTGCCCAGCTGAGATACCAAGGGGGCACCATACTTCACTCTTTGAATACGTGCTTGTAGGCTACTGTCCCGCCTGTCAGTCAGTAAAGCAGGAAATCCTTGTACGGTGGATTAGAGTAAAACGAACCTGCCGATGAAAGGAGCATACTGTAGCTCATAGCTAATGTAAACCTGCATCTTGAACCGCAAGAACAAAACAGTATGGAAGCAGATAAACCGGTACAATCAACAGGTGGGTGTTCCTAAAGCTACATAAACGCGTTGTTGAACAAACTTTAAGAAATTGCGGTTTTGTGTAGTCTACTGTAGCCTACCCGTCAGTCTTCGGGTAGGGGCTAATTTGCTAACTCATGTTTTCAGTTTTACGTCACACATCTGACCAGCAAGTGACACGTCTCTCGTCAAATAGCTTAATTTCCCCAAGTACAGAGTTAAACAAACGTTTGAATAATTTAAGACTAGCAGCTACGTGGGCGCTCAGTTCCATCGTACGCTTCTAGCTAAATCGCTCATGTCTACAAAAGTTGTCAGTGGAGTCGACATCCATTTGGCGGTCCAAATGTTCTTTACATTGTAATTACCATTACAATGTAAGGACGTATTTTTTACGTTTTAATTATTGATGGTCTATTGGAGTTACGTAGAAAGTCAATCACTAGTAATGTGTTGAAAACTAAATTAGAAATACTACATTTTACAGAATGGATTACAAAATGATTTAGTGTCACGTTAGCTTGCAAAAAGAGTATAAATTGTGGTTGTGGTCTTTCTTTGATCAAACCTCAGTTGTATCCCACTCCTAATTAGATACCATTCCCACAGGAGAAGATGTCCTTGacccagaagaggaggagaagagggcggCAGTAGCAGCCCGTGTGGCCAACCGCCTTCCAGAGCTCCGCCTAGTTCTTCTAGGCTGGCGGTGGCCTGGGAAGAGCCTGACAGGGAACACCATCCTGGGCCACGAGGAGTTCCGCCTGGAGCGGGCTGCCGAGTTCTGCGTCAAGCGTGAGACGGAGGTTGAAGGCCGCCGCGTGACGGTGGTGGATACGCCCGGGTGGTTCTCTGCCCAGGACACGCCGCCCGTGTACCAGAAAGAGATGCTTCGAGGGGCCTCCATGTGCCTGCCGGGCCCCCACGCCTTCCTGCTCGTCATCCCAGTGGGCATGTTCACGGACGTGGACCGCGCCCGCATCGAGGAGCATGTGGGCCTGTTCGGGGAgcgggtgtggaggcagacgaTCGTGGTGTTCACCTGGGCGGAGGTCTTGAGGACCATATCCATTGAGAGGCACATCCGCAGGGAGGGCAAGGAGCTTCAGTGGGTGCTGGAGAAGTGCAAGCGGAGGTACTACGTCATTAATAACTACATCTTCGGGGAGCACCCTCAGCTGCTGAAACtgatggagaaggtggagaagatggtggcggaggaggggggcttcTACAACCCAGAGGAGGccgtggaggagaagaagacgactgtggaccagaaccagaacactGCACTTGTGGGTCGAGAATTAGGGGCACGGCCTAAGCAAAACTCAGCAGTGGGATTAGCCAAAGCCATGGAGGTGGACCCATCCCATAGTGAGTGTTTTGCTTTGTATTGACAGTCAACATCAGACCTCACTGTTCCACTTTGACCTACACTTAATCTATGCATTTTCTGGTACTccagaaaaacacattttgtaaaCGTGTtacatatagggagtcaggtggctgagcggtgacagaatcgggctagtaatccgaaggttgccagttcgattcctggtcatgcaaactgacgctgtgtccttgggcaagacacttcaccctacttgcctcgggggaatgtccctgtacttactgtaagtcgctctggataagagcgtctgctaaatgactaaatgtaaatgtaaatatctatCTAGGTACAATACAAAACTTTCCAACTAGGTTACTCTTCCCTTATATACATGAGACAATGATTCCTCAGTTTCTCTcttctgccccctctctgctctcctctgtctgtttctgtcaaaCTGTGGTGACATTAACCCAGGCAGGACCAGGGAGTGTAATAGCAGCACCTATCCTGTCCTCTCTAGGAAAACTAGTTTATGCCTGATGACAGATGTATTCAATGATTTTCACTAATAtattatttccttttttttagATTCAGTGGAtgcactgactgactgactgactgattgacacacttgcagactggctgactggctgactgaattCTGGAGTGCTTTTGGATCACCAACAGAACTGATTTGAAAACGGCTGAAAATGCATTGATGAATGGGATCATTGGAAACTTGTAGGCTTGAATGTGcaaattgttatttattttggGAGAAGGATGAAATGTCTAAGCAGATGTTCGATTTTATGTCACGTCCTTGGGATGGTGTCTTGGGTAACAGCTACACTTACTCACCAGGAGACCTAGTGATTGCCTCATGGCTTTATTGTATATTAGGTCAAATCCCCTTTTAAAATGTGTCTTAAACTGTTACTTTCTGTCTTCCATCCTTGAGGTAACGATTGGTGAAATCATGTGCCCCTTTATACCAAACTGCTGCTTCCTATGCTGTCATGTTAGAGCTGTTCCTTTCCAGGAACACGAGATTGTGGTCAAACCTGATATAGGCCCAGGACTGCAAGACAACCGTGATCTGTGGGATGGGAGTGTAAAATGACAGTTGCTCGATACATCTGTCTGTGACATCTGTGAGTTGCACTAACTGGAACTCCAGGAACATGGAAGACTTAACATGTCACCCCAATGTGAACACTTCAACTTGACATCACACTGTACTTAGTATTATTGGACTGCACTGCAGTTATAGTAAACTGGGGATagaatacaaaaaaacattgtAGTAGTTGTAGTTTTGGGAAACAGTTGGTCAGGTTCCCTCCTAAATTGTGACCAATCTTAGGAATGTGTCTTGTTTAAAATGTATCTTAATATTTATGTACTAATGTTATTCATTGTTTCGACCCCCTTTTGACAAAAACAGCCTTTAcatatttatgaatgttgtggGTGTCCTTTCAGCACAGTTACCGTGTTGTACCTAcaacatatattattatttgaaaatattatAACAAATGTTTTAATGATTCCAATGCTGTTGCAGTACTGTATACTCAAATCCTACTGTATAAATATGACCCAAATACTATTCTACCCAATGTActccaaaaacaaaaaatatatttcaattGCTTTCTCTAGAGCTCATATTCTCAGCTTGTAGTTTCACAACCTAATGTCCAATGCTGGGTTTGGGTCATACTCCATTGTTTATATGTTGATATGACATGCTAACATACATTTGTAAATGATTGGTATTTTAATGTAACATTTTATAGGGCTCTGAACGGAGTCGAGCAAAGTGTAAGTACAGAGATATCAATGTTACTTTTTAGGTTACTTTGAATAATGTATGAAGTGACGGTAAGGTATAAAACTGGTAGACGTCCAGGCCTGCTTAGTGACACTATGGCAGTTTTCCTTTCAGCTGGAGCTGACTTGTTTGTATGTGAGAACACATTctgttatttttgtatttcaatTAGAGCCCCACAGTTTTTCTTACGTAACCAATTAAAGGTTTATATTTTCAGTTAAACATCTCAATCTTTCGAAATGGCATCATTTCAACACAAAGGAAACTCGTGCTTCATTCATGACTTGATTCTCACTTCCTCTGGTATTTCAAGGATCCTCAGAGAAGACTGTCCATCTCAAATGGATTTCTGTCTTTCATCATGTTGATTGTGGTATGGCCTATTAGTTAGAAGGATGCTAGTTATGTAAATATTGACTAATCAAAGCTACTGACATGGAGACTCTTGAATTTTTATTGTAACCATATTGAAAGTTTCTTAATCCCATTTATCATGTGAGGTGATAACTGAGATTGCTGTCAAGATAGTCTGTTTTATCAGTTcttccactagatggcagtaggACATTTCAGCTAGGATACCATAAATTAAATCTGAACATTATTATACTTTATA
Above is a genomic segment from Osmerus mordax isolate fOsmMor3 chromosome 15, fOsmMor3.pri, whole genome shotgun sequence containing:
- the chmp4c gene encoding charged multivesicular body protein 4c codes for the protein MSKISKMFKGSSSGSSSSSKSRHRGQRTGPSSQEAIHRLRETEEMLTKKQEYLEKKIEQEIAIAKKNGMKNKRAALQALKRKKRYEQQLTQIDGTLSTIEFQREALENANTNTEVLKNMGFAAKAIKSVHQNMDLEKIDSLMQDITEQQEVAQEICDAISRPFGEVFDEDELLAELAELEQEELEESMKNMGRLPRVPSSKLPSVQPSQRTKSKKRVDDDNDMQMLAAWATH
- the LOC136957725 gene encoding GTPase IMAP family member 4 isoform X2; protein product: MEADKPVQSTGEDVLDPEEEEKRAAVAARVANRLPELRLVLLGWRWPGKSLTGNTILGHEEFRLERAAEFCVKRETEVEGRRVTVVDTPGWFSAQDTPPVYQKEMLRGASMCLPGPHAFLLVIPVGMFTDVDRARIEEHVGLFGERVWRQTIVVFTWAEVLRTISIERHIRREGKELQWVLEKCKRRYYVINNYIFGEHPQLLKLMEKVEKMVAEEGGFYNPEEAVEEKKTTVDQNQNTALVGRELGARPKQNSAVGLAKAMEVDPSHNSVDALTD
- the LOC136957725 gene encoding GTPase IMAP family member 4 isoform X1, encoding MEADKPVQSTDTIPTGEDVLDPEEEEKRAAVAARVANRLPELRLVLLGWRWPGKSLTGNTILGHEEFRLERAAEFCVKRETEVEGRRVTVVDTPGWFSAQDTPPVYQKEMLRGASMCLPGPHAFLLVIPVGMFTDVDRARIEEHVGLFGERVWRQTIVVFTWAEVLRTISIERHIRREGKELQWVLEKCKRRYYVINNYIFGEHPQLLKLMEKVEKMVAEEGGFYNPEEAVEEKKTTVDQNQNTALVGRELGARPKQNSAVGLAKAMEVDPSHNSVDALTD